The DNA region GGATCCGGGTGGGCCGGGGCGGCGTGACAGACTGACGGCGACGACGCACCCGCCGAGCACCGAGGACGGCCCCGATGGACACCCCGCAGACCCCGATCTGCTCCGCCAAGGGCTGCCGGGCGGACGCCCGCTGGGTGCTGGTGTGGAACAACCCGAAGCTGCACACCCCGGACCGCCGCAAGACCTGGCTGGCCTGCGAGGAGCACCGCGAGCACCTGTCCCAGTTCCTGGGCGTGCGCGGCTTCCTCAAGGAGGTCGTCGCCTTCGCCGACTGGACCTCTGAGGACGACTAGCCGCCGATCGCCGACATCGGCCGCTCGGGCTGGTGGAACTCCGGCTCGTCGATCCCGGCCCCGGCCTTCTTGCCCCACATCGCCGCCCGCCACAGCGCGGCCAGTTCCGCGTCGTCCGCCCCCGAGCGCAGCGCGGTGCGCAGGTCGGTCTCCCCGGTCGCGAACAGGCAGTTGCGCACCTGCCCGTCGGCGGTCAGCCGGGTCCGGTCGCAGGCCCGGCAGAACGGCCGGGTGACGGAGGCGATCACACCGACCCGGCCCGGGCCCCCGTCCACCACCCAGCGCTCGGCGGGCGCCGCGCCCCGGCGCGCGGACGGCTCCGGGGTGAGCTGAAAGCGGGTGCGCAGCAGCTCGAGGATCTCCTCCGCGGTGACCATCGACGAGCGGTCCCAGCCGTGCTGGGCGTCCAGCGGCATCTGCTCGATGAAGCGCAGCTCGTAGCGCCGCTCCAGGCACCAGGCCAGCAGGTCGGCCGCCTCGTGGTCGTTGACCCCGCGCATCAGCACCGAGTTCAGCTTCACCGGCGCCAGCCCGGCCGCCTCGGCGGCGGCCAGCCCCTCCAGCACGTCCTGGTGGCGCCGGCGGCGGGTGAGCGTGAAGAACACCTCGGGGTCGAGGGTGTCCAGCGAGACGTTGACCCGGTCCAGCCCGGCCTCGCGCAGCGCCGTGGCCGTCCGGGCCAGCCCGATGCCGTTGGTGGTCAGCGACAGCTCGGGGCGCGGCTCCAGCTCCGAGCAGGCGGCCACGATCGCGACCAGTCCGGGGCGCAGCAGCGGCTCGCCACCGGTGAAGCGGACCTCTCGCACGCCCAGGTCGCGCACGGCCAGGGTGACCAGCCGGACGATCTCCTCGTCGGTCAGCAGGTCGGGCTTGGCCAGCCACTGCAGCCCTTCCTCCGGCATGCAGTACGTGCAGCGGAGGTTGCACCGGTCGGTCAGGGAGACCCGCAGGTCGACGGCCTGCCGGCCGAAGGTGTCGAGCAGCACGTGGCTTCCCCTTCCCTAGTAGCGGCCGGCTTCCCCGGGAAAGCAGCCGGCCCGGCCACCGTCGCGGCGGGGGCCGGGCCAGCATAGTCATGCCGCGACGATCAGTGGGCGCCCAGTCCGGTGAGCGAGCGGACCTCGAGTTCAGCGTACTTCGCCGGGTCGGGGCGCTCCTTGGAGAGCAGGGTGCCCAGCCAGCCCGCCAGGAAGCCGATCGGAACGGAGACCAGGCCGGGGTTCTCCAGTGGGAACCAGTGGAAGTCGGAGTGCGGGAAGAGCGAGGCCGCGCGACCCGAGACCACCGGGGAGAAGACGACCAGCAGCACCGAGCTGATCAGGCCGGCGTAGACCGAGCTGACCGCGCCGGCGGTGGTGAAGCGCTTCCAGAACAGCGAGTAGAGCAGCGTGGGCAGGTTCGCCGAGGCCGCCACCGCGAAGGCCAGCGCCACCAGGGCGGCGGTGTTGAGCTTGTCCGCGAAGAGGCTGAGCAGGATCGCGACCGCGCCGATCCCGACCGCCGCCCACTTGGCCGAGCGCACCTCCTCGCGCTCGCTCGCCTTCCCGCGGCGGATCACGTTGGCGTACAGGTCGTGCGCGAAGGAGGCCGAGGAGGCCAGGGTGAGCCCGGCGACCACGGCCAGGATGGTGGCGAAGGCGACCGCCGAGATCACCGCGAGCAGGATCGCCCCGCCGGTGCTGCCGCTGCCGCCGCCGAGCGCCTCGGCCAGCTGGGGGGCGGCCGTGTTGCCGGCCGCGTTGGCCGCCTTGATCTGCTTGGGTCCGACCAGCGCCGCCGCGCCGAAGCCGAGCGCGAGCGTCATCAGGTAGAAGACGCCGATGATGCCGATCGCCCAGAGCACCGACTTCCGGGCCGCCTTGGCGGTGGGCACGGTGTAGAAGCGGACCAGGATGTGCGGCAGGCCCGCGGTGCCGAGCACCAGCGCGACGCCGAGGCTGATGAAGTCGAGCTTGGCGGTGCCGGTGCCGTACTTCTGCCCGGGTTGGAGGAAGGCCTCGCCCTTGCCGCTGGCGCTCGCCGCCGCGCCGAGCAGCTCCGAGGGGTTGAAGTGGTACTTGGCCAGCACCAGGACGGTCATCAGCGCG from Kitasatospora cathayae includes:
- the moaA gene encoding GTP 3',8-cyclase MoaA, translating into MLLDTFGRQAVDLRVSLTDRCNLRCTYCMPEEGLQWLAKPDLLTDEEIVRLVTLAVRDLGVREVRFTGGEPLLRPGLVAIVAACSELEPRPELSLTTNGIGLARTATALREAGLDRVNVSLDTLDPEVFFTLTRRRRHQDVLEGLAAAEAAGLAPVKLNSVLMRGVNDHEAADLLAWCLERRYELRFIEQMPLDAQHGWDRSSMVTAEEILELLRTRFQLTPEPSARRGAAPAERWVVDGGPGRVGVIASVTRPFCRACDRTRLTADGQVRNCLFATGETDLRTALRSGADDAELAALWRAAMWGKKAGAGIDEPEFHQPERPMSAIGG
- a CDS encoding solute symporter family protein, translating into MTVLASSATDHRGLTLALFGLFVLTTLAITVWAGRQNRSASDFYAGGRGFTGFQNGLAISGDYMSAASFLGIAGTIALAGYDGFLYSIGFLVAWLVALLLIAEPLRNSGRFTMADVLAFRMRQRPVRTAAGVSTIVVSIFYLLAQMVGAGTLVALLLGAEGNAAKRWTIVGVGALMIVYVVIGGMKGTTWVQIVKAVLLIAGAALMTVLVLAKYHFNPSELLGAAASASGKGEAFLQPGQKYGTGTAKLDFISLGVALVLGTAGLPHILVRFYTVPTAKAARKSVLWAIGIIGVFYLMTLALGFGAAALVGPKQIKAANAAGNTAAPQLAEALGGGSGSTGGAILLAVISAVAFATILAVVAGLTLASSASFAHDLYANVIRRGKASEREEVRSAKWAAVGIGAVAILLSLFADKLNTAALVALAFAVAASANLPTLLYSLFWKRFTTAGAVSSVYAGLISSVLLVVFSPVVSGRAASLFPHSDFHWFPLENPGLVSVPIGFLAGWLGTLLSKERPDPAKYAELEVRSLTGLGAH